A portion of the Girardinichthys multiradiatus isolate DD_20200921_A chromosome 23, DD_fGirMul_XY1, whole genome shotgun sequence genome contains these proteins:
- the LOC124859907 gene encoding uncharacterized protein LOC124859907 has translation MKPVTYQGIPSSVNGVYPNVALERLLGTSKVMYCEKCGFASTDPVAFNKHMIEHGTRFCCFYCNAMFFSEAELNEHLKQHTSKYSFKCPHCGQGYMRRLCLVKHIERLHSNSINQGPTKPGMTKTPPVTVSSALTSVPTADPLLPPPPRPVVRVALPTTTASATRLGKTLDINMANTTNGNTERVSHLNGLIQPNRALTVSLPEEVNIPAGCLVELVEVKTVNGTKELKLRLISQQENESVIKNSKPAPPQNTGPEKPLSTTLLHPNTVKSVSGGMCTGSRKQSETKTMTSVAAKIASNSTNVVNKEKAGLKRPSMEIINLDCDTVLSSKVLKTIPTPVREVNSGIRVTQASPVNHVSSSSGVISGRVPIRLSAALHPGSMVAKVPQRVADERNNATVDLSKSVPPRRVSDTNDVKEVSASVKLGAREIRLKSNAATKEDKDVVCLDQKSTPASKSLRAPVPQAFQVRPTAVSVSKDNLANQTFPVPRSLMKPSSIKPPVLFDHTNPKVSTCTQEVRTNSIAKDGHVSEPRSFPVISSVFSLSEQPEEGKGPIQPLVMALRGIVMAKKHNTSQDQIRNSTEERRKTPPSGQWIQLTAKNGAVTRDVLLAEKATECVKIEEQDNVQLPALTQKGIHIKKEESGTKTRDADKCSFNPALKSSTCEDSTPASAVETPNAVDPLQQTDKSKEDESSKFLTISLKRVQVGIWKKSKKGLKLRISRDKPLLPAGGLDDCTVIYPMPLRKDQPVKWPSPNQPVVVLNHPKPRACVQRTRADSFTDTGASDATPKCQILKMRLSKGIGQSYEVMGCTVRDFP, from the coding sequence ATGAAACCTGTGACCTATCAAGGCATACCGTCGTCTGTGAATGGTGTCTATCCGAACGTGGCGCTGGAGCGTCTGTTGGGCACCTCGAAGGTGATGTACTGTGAGAAATGTGGATTTGCATCCACAGACCCTGTGGCGTTTAATAAGCACATGATCGAGCACGGAACGaggttttgctgtttttattgcaACGCCATGTTCTTCAGTGAGGCAGAGCTGAATGAGCACTTGAAGCAGCACACGTCAAAGTACTCATTTAAATGTCCCCACTGTGGACAGGGCTACATGAGGAGGTTGTGCCTGGTGAAGCACATTGAACGTTTGCATAGTAACAGCATAAACCAAGGACCTACTAAGCCTGGCATGACAAAAACTCCACCCGTCACTGTCTCCAGTGCCTTAACTAGTGTGCCCACTGCTGATCCGCTGCTGCCGCCACCTCCTCGACCTGTCGTCCGGGTGGCTTTGCCGACCACAACTGCATCTGCTACCAGATTGGGGAAAACACTGGATATAAACATGGCCAACACCACTAATGGAAACACAGAACGTGTGTCCCATTTGAACGGTCTCATTCAGCCCAATAGGGCCCTTACAGTGTCTCTGCCAGAGGAAGTGAACATTCCTGCTGGCTGCTTGGTGGAACTTGTTGAGGTGAAAACTGTTAACGGGACTAAGGAGCTGAAACTGAGGCTCATCTCGCAACAAGAAAATGAGTCGGTGATAAAGAACTCAAAGCCCGCACCTCCTCAAAATACTGGTCCGGAGAAGCCCTTGTCGACCACTCTACTTCACCCGAACACAGTGAAGTCAGTAAGCGGTGGGATGTGCACAGGCAGCAGGAAGCAGAGCGAAACAAAAACGATGACAAGCGTTGCTGCGAAGATTGCCAGCAATTCAACCAATGTGGTGAATAAAGAAAAGGCTGGGCTGAAGAGGCCTTCGATGGAAATAATCAACCTGGATTGTGACACAGTCCTCTCAAGCAAAGTTCTCAAAACCATTCCCACTCCTGTGCGGGAAGTTAATAGCGGGATTAGAGTTACACAGGCGTCACCCGTGAACCATGTCTCTTCCTCTTCAGGCGTCATATCTGGTAGAGTTCCTATCAGGCTGAGTGCTGCTCTGCATCCAGGCAGCATGGTTGCCAAAGTTCCTCAGAGGGTTGCAGATGAGAGGAACAATGCAACTGTGGATCTTTCGAAGAGTGTTCCACCCAGGAGGGTGTCTGACACGAACGATGTTAAAGAAGTGTCAGCATCTGTGAAGCTGGGAGCCAGGGAAATCCGCCTCAAGAGCAACGCTGCTACTAAAGAAGACAAAGATGTAGTGTGCTTGGATCAGAAAAGCACGCCAGCCTCTAAGTCTTTAAGGGCTCCTGTACCACAAGCCTTTCAAGTGAGACCTACAGCTGTTTCGGTCAGTAAAGACAATCTTGCAAATCAGACTTTTCCAGTGCCAAGAAGTCTGATGAAACCCTCATCAATAAAACCCCCTGTTTTATTCGATCACACAAATCCTAAAGTATCAACATGTACCCAGGAGGTCAGAACTAACAGCATAGCAAAAGATGGCCATGTCTCAGAGCCTCGGAGCTTTCCTGTCATCTCCTCTGTGTTTTCATTAAGCGAGCAGCCAGAGGAAGGCAAAGGTCCAATTCAGCCACTGGTTATGGCTCTGAGAGGGATAGTGATGgctaaaaaacacaacacaagtCAAGACCAGATCAGAAACAGCACAGAGGAACGGCGTAAGACACCACCATCAGGCCAGTGGATCCAGCTGACTGCAAAAAATGGGGCCGTCACCCGTGATGTGTTACTCGCCGAGAAGGCAACTGAGTGTGTAAAAATAGAGGAGCAGGATAACGTGCAGCTACCAGCATTGACACAAAAAGGCATTCATATCAAGAAGGAAGaaagtggaacaaaaacaagagacGCTGACAAGTGCAGTTTTAATCCTGCGTTAAAGTCTTCCACATGTGAAGATTCTACACCTGCTTCAGCAGTGGAGACACCCAACGCTGTAGATCCCCTACAGCAAACAGACAAAAGCAAGGAGGACGAATCCTCCAAGTTCTTGACCATCTCTCTGAAACGGGTTCAGGTTGGCATCtggaaaaaaagcaagaaaggtCTTAAGCTTCGAATATCCAGAGACAAGCCTCTGCTACCCGCGGGTGGCCTCGATGACTGTACAGTTATATATCCCATGCCGCTGAGGAAGGACCAGCCGGTGAAGTGGCCCAGTCCGAACCAGCCGGTGGTGGTACTTAATCATCCGAAGCCCCGGGCTTGTGTGCAGAGAACAAGGGCGGATTCATTTACAGACACGGGAGCCTCTGATGCGACTCCAAAGTgccaaattttaaaaatgagaCTAAGCAAAGGGATCGGACAGAGCTATGAAGTGATGGGATGCACTGTTAGAGACTTTCCCTGA
- the gsr gene encoding glutathione reductase, mitochondrial isoform X2, whose translation MAACRLLHVSLQRHELIRRGMASDRASAAETTRFDFLVIGGGSGGLAGARRAAELGANTAVIESHKLGGTCVNVGCVPKKVMWNAAVHAEYLHDHSDYGFATEKAQFSWETLKAKRDAYVSHLNRIYRNNLDKAKIQTIQGYARFTDDPEPTVEVNGRKVTAAHILIATGGQPSVLSDDEVQGASLGITSDGFFELETLPKRSVIVGAGYIAVEMAGILATLGSKTSLVIRQTGVLRNFDAFISANCTKELQNNGIDLWKNSQVKSVSKTDKGLEVTIVTKDPEKKNNEKISTIEEVECLLWAIGRQPNTSGLNIGSMGVDTDERGHIIVDEFQNTSRPGIYAVGDVCGKALLTPVAIAAGRKLAHRLFEGKKDSKLDYSSIPTVVFSHPPIGTVGLTEEEAINSNGKENVKIYKTSFTPMYHAITSRKSQCIMKLVCVGKEEKVVGLHMQGLGCDEMLQGFAVAIKMGATKADFDNTVAIHPTSSEEFVTIR comes from the exons ATGGCAGCATGCAGATTACTGCATGTATCTTTACAAAG ACACGAACTCATCCGCCGCGGCATGGCATCAGACCGCGCGTCGGCAGCGGAGACGACCCGCTTCGACTTCCTGGTGATCGGCGGTGGTTCCGGAGGTCTGGCCGGGGCTCGGAGAGCGGCGGAGCTCGGAGCGAACACCGCCGTGATCGAGAGCCACAAACTCGGAGGTACCTGC GTCAACGTTGGATGTGTTCCTAAAAAG GTTATGTGGAATGCAGCAGTTCATGCTGAGTATCTACACGATCACAGCGATTATGGCTTTGCAACTGAAAAGGCCCAGTTCAGTTGGGA GACTCTTAAGGCCAAAAGGGACGCTTATGTTTCTCACCTAAACCGGATTTATCGCAACAACCTGGACAAG GCTAAAATCCAAACCATCCAAGGCTATGCCAGGTTTACAGATGACCCCGAGCCCACTGTGGAGGTCAATGGTAGGAAAGTGACGGCGGCTCACATCCTCATTGCCACCGGGGGGCAGCCTTCTGTTCTTAGTGACGATGAAGTTCAAG GTGCGAGTCTTGGCATCACTAGTGATGGCTTTTTTGAACTTGAAACCCTTCCAAA GCGCAGTGTGATTGTGGGCGCTGGTTATATTGCTGTAGAAATGGCCGGGATTCTTGCAACCCTGGGGTCCAAAACGTCCCTTGTTATTCGACAAACTGGG GTTTTGAGAAACTTTGATGCGTTCATAAGCGCAAACTGCACCAAGGAACTCCAAAACAACGGCATCGACCTCTGGAAGAACTCTCAGGTGAAGTCTGTGAGTAAGACAGACAAAGGTTTGGAGGTGACAATCGTTACCAAAGACCCAGAGAAGAAGAACAATGAGAAGATCAGCACTATCGAGGAGGTGGAGTGCCTGCTGTGGGCCATAGGAAGGCAGCCCAACACGTCTGGACTGAACATCGGCAGCATG GGTGTGGATACTGATGAAAGAGGCCACATAATCGTGGATGAATTTCAGAACACGTCTCGGCCGGGGATCTACGCTGTTGGGGATGTTTGTGGCAAAGCTCTTCTCACACCTG TTGCCATTGCTGCAGGCAGAAAGCTGGCACATAGACTGTTTGAGGGCAAGAAGGACTCGAAGTTGGATTACTCCAGCATCCCCACAGTGGTGTTCAGCCACCCACCCATCGGTACTGTGGGCCTCACAGAAG AGGAGGCCATTAATTCCAATGGAAAGGAGAATGTAAAGATCTATAAAACATCTTTCACCCCAATGTATCATGCCATCACGAGCAGGAAGAGCCAGTGCATCATGAAGCTAGTGTGTGTGGGCAAGGAGGAGAAG gtggtgggtCTGCACATGCAGGGCCTCGGCTGTGACGAAATGCTGCAGGGATTTGCTGTGGCCATCAAAATGGGTGCAACCAAAGCAGACTTTGACAACACTGTCGCCATCCACCCCACCTCATCTGAGGAGTTTGTCACAATTCGTTGA
- the gsr gene encoding glutathione reductase, mitochondrial isoform X1 yields the protein MAIFLSQLTLTKAWTWFSARKVIFSSPRRHELIRRGMASDRASAAETTRFDFLVIGGGSGGLAGARRAAELGANTAVIESHKLGGTCVNVGCVPKKVMWNAAVHAEYLHDHSDYGFATEKAQFSWETLKAKRDAYVSHLNRIYRNNLDKAKIQTIQGYARFTDDPEPTVEVNGRKVTAAHILIATGGQPSVLSDDEVQGASLGITSDGFFELETLPKRSVIVGAGYIAVEMAGILATLGSKTSLVIRQTGVLRNFDAFISANCTKELQNNGIDLWKNSQVKSVSKTDKGLEVTIVTKDPEKKNNEKISTIEEVECLLWAIGRQPNTSGLNIGSMGVDTDERGHIIVDEFQNTSRPGIYAVGDVCGKALLTPVAIAAGRKLAHRLFEGKKDSKLDYSSIPTVVFSHPPIGTVGLTEEEAINSNGKENVKIYKTSFTPMYHAITSRKSQCIMKLVCVGKEEKVVGLHMQGLGCDEMLQGFAVAIKMGATKADFDNTVAIHPTSSEEFVTIR from the exons ATGGCAATATTCTTGAGCCAGCTGACGTTAACCAAAGCTTGGACTTGGTTCAGCGCCCGAAAGGTAATCTTCTCCTCTCCTCGCAGACACGAACTCATCCGCCGCGGCATGGCATCAGACCGCGCGTCGGCAGCGGAGACGACCCGCTTCGACTTCCTGGTGATCGGCGGTGGTTCCGGAGGTCTGGCCGGGGCTCGGAGAGCGGCGGAGCTCGGAGCGAACACCGCCGTGATCGAGAGCCACAAACTCGGAGGTACCTGC GTCAACGTTGGATGTGTTCCTAAAAAG GTTATGTGGAATGCAGCAGTTCATGCTGAGTATCTACACGATCACAGCGATTATGGCTTTGCAACTGAAAAGGCCCAGTTCAGTTGGGA GACTCTTAAGGCCAAAAGGGACGCTTATGTTTCTCACCTAAACCGGATTTATCGCAACAACCTGGACAAG GCTAAAATCCAAACCATCCAAGGCTATGCCAGGTTTACAGATGACCCCGAGCCCACTGTGGAGGTCAATGGTAGGAAAGTGACGGCGGCTCACATCCTCATTGCCACCGGGGGGCAGCCTTCTGTTCTTAGTGACGATGAAGTTCAAG GTGCGAGTCTTGGCATCACTAGTGATGGCTTTTTTGAACTTGAAACCCTTCCAAA GCGCAGTGTGATTGTGGGCGCTGGTTATATTGCTGTAGAAATGGCCGGGATTCTTGCAACCCTGGGGTCCAAAACGTCCCTTGTTATTCGACAAACTGGG GTTTTGAGAAACTTTGATGCGTTCATAAGCGCAAACTGCACCAAGGAACTCCAAAACAACGGCATCGACCTCTGGAAGAACTCTCAGGTGAAGTCTGTGAGTAAGACAGACAAAGGTTTGGAGGTGACAATCGTTACCAAAGACCCAGAGAAGAAGAACAATGAGAAGATCAGCACTATCGAGGAGGTGGAGTGCCTGCTGTGGGCCATAGGAAGGCAGCCCAACACGTCTGGACTGAACATCGGCAGCATG GGTGTGGATACTGATGAAAGAGGCCACATAATCGTGGATGAATTTCAGAACACGTCTCGGCCGGGGATCTACGCTGTTGGGGATGTTTGTGGCAAAGCTCTTCTCACACCTG TTGCCATTGCTGCAGGCAGAAAGCTGGCACATAGACTGTTTGAGGGCAAGAAGGACTCGAAGTTGGATTACTCCAGCATCCCCACAGTGGTGTTCAGCCACCCACCCATCGGTACTGTGGGCCTCACAGAAG AGGAGGCCATTAATTCCAATGGAAAGGAGAATGTAAAGATCTATAAAACATCTTTCACCCCAATGTATCATGCCATCACGAGCAGGAAGAGCCAGTGCATCATGAAGCTAGTGTGTGTGGGCAAGGAGGAGAAG gtggtgggtCTGCACATGCAGGGCCTCGGCTGTGACGAAATGCTGCAGGGATTTGCTGTGGCCATCAAAATGGGTGCAACCAAAGCAGACTTTGACAACACTGTCGCCATCCACCCCACCTCATCTGAGGAGTTTGTCACAATTCGTTGA
- the gsr gene encoding glutathione reductase, mitochondrial isoform X3: protein MASDRASAAETTRFDFLVIGGGSGGLAGARRAAELGANTAVIESHKLGGTCVNVGCVPKKVMWNAAVHAEYLHDHSDYGFATEKAQFSWETLKAKRDAYVSHLNRIYRNNLDKAKIQTIQGYARFTDDPEPTVEVNGRKVTAAHILIATGGQPSVLSDDEVQGASLGITSDGFFELETLPKRSVIVGAGYIAVEMAGILATLGSKTSLVIRQTGVLRNFDAFISANCTKELQNNGIDLWKNSQVKSVSKTDKGLEVTIVTKDPEKKNNEKISTIEEVECLLWAIGRQPNTSGLNIGSMGVDTDERGHIIVDEFQNTSRPGIYAVGDVCGKALLTPVAIAAGRKLAHRLFEGKKDSKLDYSSIPTVVFSHPPIGTVGLTEEEAINSNGKENVKIYKTSFTPMYHAITSRKSQCIMKLVCVGKEEKVVGLHMQGLGCDEMLQGFAVAIKMGATKADFDNTVAIHPTSSEEFVTIR, encoded by the exons ATGGCATCAGACCGCGCGTCGGCAGCGGAGACGACCCGCTTCGACTTCCTGGTGATCGGCGGTGGTTCCGGAGGTCTGGCCGGGGCTCGGAGAGCGGCGGAGCTCGGAGCGAACACCGCCGTGATCGAGAGCCACAAACTCGGAGGTACCTGC GTCAACGTTGGATGTGTTCCTAAAAAG GTTATGTGGAATGCAGCAGTTCATGCTGAGTATCTACACGATCACAGCGATTATGGCTTTGCAACTGAAAAGGCCCAGTTCAGTTGGGA GACTCTTAAGGCCAAAAGGGACGCTTATGTTTCTCACCTAAACCGGATTTATCGCAACAACCTGGACAAG GCTAAAATCCAAACCATCCAAGGCTATGCCAGGTTTACAGATGACCCCGAGCCCACTGTGGAGGTCAATGGTAGGAAAGTGACGGCGGCTCACATCCTCATTGCCACCGGGGGGCAGCCTTCTGTTCTTAGTGACGATGAAGTTCAAG GTGCGAGTCTTGGCATCACTAGTGATGGCTTTTTTGAACTTGAAACCCTTCCAAA GCGCAGTGTGATTGTGGGCGCTGGTTATATTGCTGTAGAAATGGCCGGGATTCTTGCAACCCTGGGGTCCAAAACGTCCCTTGTTATTCGACAAACTGGG GTTTTGAGAAACTTTGATGCGTTCATAAGCGCAAACTGCACCAAGGAACTCCAAAACAACGGCATCGACCTCTGGAAGAACTCTCAGGTGAAGTCTGTGAGTAAGACAGACAAAGGTTTGGAGGTGACAATCGTTACCAAAGACCCAGAGAAGAAGAACAATGAGAAGATCAGCACTATCGAGGAGGTGGAGTGCCTGCTGTGGGCCATAGGAAGGCAGCCCAACACGTCTGGACTGAACATCGGCAGCATG GGTGTGGATACTGATGAAAGAGGCCACATAATCGTGGATGAATTTCAGAACACGTCTCGGCCGGGGATCTACGCTGTTGGGGATGTTTGTGGCAAAGCTCTTCTCACACCTG TTGCCATTGCTGCAGGCAGAAAGCTGGCACATAGACTGTTTGAGGGCAAGAAGGACTCGAAGTTGGATTACTCCAGCATCCCCACAGTGGTGTTCAGCCACCCACCCATCGGTACTGTGGGCCTCACAGAAG AGGAGGCCATTAATTCCAATGGAAAGGAGAATGTAAAGATCTATAAAACATCTTTCACCCCAATGTATCATGCCATCACGAGCAGGAAGAGCCAGTGCATCATGAAGCTAGTGTGTGTGGGCAAGGAGGAGAAG gtggtgggtCTGCACATGCAGGGCCTCGGCTGTGACGAAATGCTGCAGGGATTTGCTGTGGCCATCAAAATGGGTGCAACCAAAGCAGACTTTGACAACACTGTCGCCATCCACCCCACCTCATCTGAGGAGTTTGTCACAATTCGTTGA